The nucleotide window GCTGCTGGCGGACGACCATACCCTCCTCCTGGAAGGTCTGCGCAACCTCCTCGAAGCGCACGAGATAGAGGTGGTCGGGACGGCCAGAAACGGGTGCGAGGCCGTCCAGCTGGCCAAACAATTGCTCCCCGATGTGATCCTCATGGACATCCGTATGCCCGTCTGCGACGGACTCACCGCCACACGGCTCATCAAGTCCGAGTTGCCCGAGATGAAGATCATCGTGCTGACCACATCGGCGGACGAACAGGACCTGTTTGAAGCGGTCAAGTCCGGAGCCGGGGGCTACCTTCTCAAGAGTATGGACGCCGTGAGCCTCATCGAAGCGTTGCGCGACGCGCAACAGGACGTGCCGCCCTTCGCCCCCGGGCTCGCGGCGAGACTGCTGGACGAGTTCGCGCGGAGCTCCGAGGACTCAGACGAGAGCGCTGCAGAAGGCGAACGCGCAGCGGGCGCGAGCCCGGCAGACGGCATCGCGCCCGAGAAGGACGCGACGCGCCTCGCCGAGACCCACTCCCGCACATCGGAGACGCCTCCGGACGAGCCTCTCAGCTCGCGACAGGTCGAGGTGCTTGCGCTCGTCGCGCAGGGCCTGTCGTACAAGGAGGTCGGCCGGCGCGTGTACCTCAGCCCGCGCACCGTGAAGTACCACATGGCCGAAATCATGCGAAAGCTCCATCTGCAGAACAGGGCTCAAGTGCTGGCCTACGCCGGCCTCCTGCTGTCGGAGTGCGAGGACGAGGAGACCGCCTGAGACGCGTCACGGGGAGGGCTCGGCGCGCAGCGCCGTCCGAGCCCTCCCCGCAACGGTCACTTCAGTGACGCGAGCACGGTGTGCTCGACGCCGTCGCCAAGGTCGACACGCAGTTGGTAGGTGCCGCGTGTCAGACCCTTGGTTCCCCAATTGAAGATGTACTGATCGCTCTCGGGATCGTAGCGGAAGAGATTGCCGCTCGTCGCCGCACTAGTGCTGATCGCCTCGACGGAGTCACCGACGATCCCGTCGGAAACCTTGGCGTAGAAGAAGCCGGCCGCGAGATCGGTGATGCCGGCACTGTCGCCCGCGAGCGCGAACTTCACCGGCACCGTGCTCCCCAATCTGAAGACGGAGGAGCCATCGGCGTTGATCGGCTGCAGGAACCCCGACCAGCCGATCGCCGGTACCACGACCGGCGTAACCGTCACGGTGAAGCTGCCGGTTGCCGTGTTGCCGGACGCGTCAGTCGCCGTGCAGTTCACGGTGGTCGTGCCCAATGGGAAGGTCGAGCCGGAGGCCGGCTCGCAGGTTACGGCGAGAGGCACGCCGGCCGTATCTTCGGCGGTCGCCGCAAACTCGACGACCGCGCCGGCGGCGCTTGCCGCCTCGACCGTCACGTCGTCGGGCAGGTGAAGAACCGGCGCCACGACCGTCACCGCCTCTATCGAGATGTAAGACAAGACCTGACCGAAGGCGGGAACGGCATAGCCATCGGTGTTCAATTCAACCGCGGCGCCATGTGGATCGACCGTCAGTACATCGAAGCCGACGCCGCCGTCCACGAAAATGGTGCCCCCGGCAGGCGCTGAGATGTCGAAGCGATTATCGCCGTGGCCTCCGACCAGGCGGACGTTCTCGATGTAGCCGAGCCCCAGCCCGGCGTTGTCGCTGCCTTCGCTCCACACGAGGCCGGTCTCCGAGAGGGAGAAGTCGCCGTCGCAGACCTCAACGACCGCGTCGGTCCCACCGGTGCTCACCTCGGTGATCGTGTTCGCCCCGGGTCCACCCCTGAACTCATCATTGCCGGCGCCGCCGACCATGGCGTCGTCGCCCGCGCCACCAATCAACACATCGCTGCCGGCGCCACCGCGAAGCGTGTCGGCGCCGTCGCCGCCGTCGAGCACGGTTTGACCGCCGAATGTCGAGGCAGTGAGCGTGTTGTTCCCCGGCCCCCCGGTCAGGCGCGCGGCTTCGATGCCGGTCAGGATATCGTTGCCCTCCGCCCCGATGGTCAGACTCGTGTTGGTCAGAGTGAAGTTCGCATCGCGGGACTCGACCACCGTGTCGACGCCACTCCCTCCGATGATCAAGTCGCGCCCCGGTCCACCGGTGACGACGTTGTCCAGCGCGTCGCCGGTGAGGATGTCGTTCCCCGCACCGCCGATGATGTTCTGGATGTTGCCGATCCCGGACGTCGCCGTCGCCGTCAGCGCGCCGAGATTGACGGTGACGGCGGTTGCGTACGCCGAGTAGTCCAGCGTGTTGGCGCCGGCGCCGCCGTCGATCCTCACCCCGCTGGATGCTGTGGCGACGACGAACGTATCGTCGCCGTCGCCACCGTACAGCGTCCCGATCCCGCTGAAGGCGATGCCGTTGTAGCCCGAGACGCTCACGGTGCCGGCATTCGCCGCCGTCAACGCCCACGTCGTCGTCGCACCCGGGATGGCCACCTCCACAGTGTCGGGCACGGCTCCCACGATCTCGCTGACGTCGTAGTGGATACCGGCACTGTCTTCGACGTCCGGTATCGAAGGATCGCCGCCTTGGTCGACGATGCGGAACGTCGCGGTCGCGGCCGACGCCGGCGGAGGGCCGGCCAGGGCCGCGGCCGCCAGCGTCACCGCCGCCAGAGCCGCCAGCAAGACAGCTCTGTAGTTGTGGTTGCTCATGAAGCGCCTCCCTCTCGGAACTGTTTCGGCCCCTGCCCTGCGCCGTCGGCGATGAGCGCTACGAGAGCGTCGGCAGAGAGTTCGCGGTACTGGCGGCCCGTCCAGAGCCGTACCAGGTTGACGTCTGGACTTATGCCGAACAGCAACAAGTCCGGATCGTTCTCGAGCAGGCAGAAAGCCTCCGCCGGATGGCCGTCCTCGATATCGAAGAGGATGACGTCGGGCCGGCATGCCCGAAGCTCGACGGCGCTGGGCCGCGGAGCCGGGAGGCGGATCAACTCGAACCGAGACGTCCTCCCAAGGCTGGCACCGACGCTGCCGAGGACGATCGAGTCACCGTAGAGGAGGATGCGCCGCTGCCCGCCCATTCCTGTGCCTTTCGCGGGATGCATGTACCTACCCGACTCTCCGGCAGACGAGGGCGGCGGACAATGTCCCGCGGGACAGTCGCGGGACAGTCGCGGGACAGTCTGGAGAGTGAACAAGTGGGGGAAGAATCCTCCAAGAGCAGCCCGCACACTGGAGAACGCCCATGCGTTACACAATCCACGACCTCGCAGCGATCTCGCGGTTGTGATTGGCGCGACGAACAAAGCCGGTCGCGCCCTCAGCGGCCTGGCGGCGGGCGCCGTGGCAGGCGCCGTCCTCCTCGGCGTGCTCGCCCTCGGCGGTCGCGTCGGATTACCGAACGTGCCGTTCATCGTGTTCGAATGGCTCGTGCGCGTGCTGCCCGGCGCCCTTGTGGTCTGGGGCCTCGAGACGACGCTACGCGTTCTCGAGGCCCTCGGCCTCAACATCAACGACACCGCGAAGACGGCGGAGGCGGCACTCGCCCAGCTCTGCGTCTTCGTGCCGGCGGCGATCGCAGGGCTCCTCTTCTTCATCCTGGTCGATCCGCGACTCACCGCCCGCGCGCCGGGCATCGGCCGCATCGTCGGCTTCATCGCGGGCGTCGCGATGGCCTTCCTCGTGCTGTGGGAGAGCGCCGTGCCTACGCCGAGCGTCGTCGCGGGCGCGGTTGCGGTGATCGCCGTGTACTTCGTCTGGGGATGGACGCTCGGCCGCCTCTTCCTTGCCGCCTATCCCGCGGCGAAGCCGGCGGCGGTCGAGCCGGCATCGACGGCAACGGTCGAGCCGGTAGGGGCCGAGCCGGCGGACGAGGCCCGTGCTGCCGCGCCGACCGAGCCGGCTTCGACGGCGGTGGCCGCAGCCGACGAGGCCTCCGCCGAGCGCCTCGACCGCCGCCACTTCGTCATCCGCATGGGCGGATTGGCGGCGACGTTCGTCGTGCTCGGCGCCGAAGTCGCTCAGGTGCTGAACGCCCAAAGCGGTTCGACCGTACCCGAGCTCGTCACCCCGCCGATCCCGTTCCCCAACGCGGACTCTCCCGTGAAGCCCGTCCCGGGGACGCGGCCGGAGTACACGGCCGTCGCCGACCACTTCGTCGTCGACATCGATCTCACGCCGCCGACCATCGACGCCGCCTCCTGGCACCTGCGCATCGGCGGCCTCGTCGCCAACCCCGTGGATCTGACGTACGAGCAACTCACCACAGACTACGAGGCGCACGACCAATTCATCACCCTGTCGTGCGTGTCGAATCCGGTTGGAGGGCCGCTTGTGGGCACGACCGTGTGGAGCGGCCCTTCTCTGTGGGACGTCCTGAGCACGGCGCAGCCTCTGCCCGAGGCGCGTTATGCTCACATCCTCTCACATGACGGCTACGACGAAGTCGTCGAGCTCGCCGCCGCGCGCTCAGACTCGCGCATCATGCTGGCCCATTCCTGGAACGGCGAGCCACTGACCGCAAAGCACGGCTTTCCCTTGCGCATCTACGTCCCCGACGTCTACGGAATGAAGCAGCCCAAGTGGATCACCGAGATCGTCCTGGTGCCTAACTTCATCGCCGGCTACTGGGTCTCGCGCGGCTGGAGTAGCGAGGCTCAGGTGTGGACCGGTTCGGCGATCGACACCGTCGACACCGGCGGCCTCGTGACGAGGGATGGACAGAGGTACGTGCCCGTCGGCGGCATCGCCGACGCCGGCGCCCGCGGAATCTCTAAGGTTGAAGTTCAAGTTGATGGTGGTGCCTGGGAGAAGGCCGAACTGCGGCAGCCCCTCTCGTCGCTCACCTGGGTGATCTGGCGCTACGAGTGGCCCTGGCAGCAGGGGCGCCACACCTTCGCCGTGCGCGCCTACGACGGCCAGGGCAAGTTGCAGGAGACCGCGCCGCGCCCGCCCGATCCCGCCGGCGCGACCGGCGTGGATACGGAGACGGCGACGGTGTTGTAGAGAGGCCGCCGCGCGTGCCTGAGGCGAGGCTGTACGGCACCGTCTTGCACGCCCGATTTGCCCGGCCTCGTCTACATCAGGTCCCCGCGCCGAGTGCCGCCAGGTAACGCGCACACGCAAACACCCGGTTGCGTTTCTTGCCGGTGAGCTCCGTGGCGATGCCCATGCCCACAAGTTCGGCCATGGCCGATGATGCAGCCGGGAACGACAGACCAGAACGAGACACGGCCTCGGTGAGCTTGAGCAGAGGCCGAGCCTTGAACGCCTCGTGGATGCGTAGCGCCGACCCGGCCCGCCGCCCCGCCGCCTGAATCCGCTCACGATCCTTCTCGAAGAGCCGCGTCAGGTCGCGGGCGGTGGCAGTCGCGCCATCCGCCGTCAGGACGACGCCCTCGAGGAAGAAGCATGATCGCATGGCCAGCGAAGCGCTCGTACTCGCGGCCGTTGTGGAAGTCGTTGGCGAGATCGCCGCTCACGCGGAACCGATAGTCCGTCCGCCGCGGAGCCCTACGGGCCGGCGGCCGCTCAATAGCACTCCGTGTTCTTCGTGGCACTCCGGGCATTAGTCCGGCGTCACCGTGACGTAGCCGGCGTCGTAGAGACGGTGGATGTCGGCGCGCAAGAGGAGTCCGTTGGGAAGCGAGTGCTCGCCGCCCTCCGCGTAGGGGCGCACGTGCGCGGCCTCGAGAGCCGGCAGCGAGCGCTCGCCCGAGACGGCGCAGGCGCCGTGGGCATTGGTGACGGCGACACGGAAGGCGCCTTGACCGAGGCGCGGCGTCACGGTCTGAGGAGTTCCGTAGCGGCGAAGCTCTGCCGCGAGTAGCTCCGCATCCGGCCACGTCCGCGCCGCTCGCTCCAGGCACTCGGCGAGGATGCGTTGCCCGTCGCCGTGCGCCACGTCGATCGTCTTGCCGCCCTGGATGCGCGGATGCCAGGCGGCGTGATCGGCGACCCAGTAGTCACGAGGGAAGAACGTCGGCTGCGAGATGATGATGCAGCCGACCTCGTAGTCGCGCGCGTGGGCGAGCAACGCGCTCCCCGTACGGCGGCGAATCCCCTCGACGCGCGCCGCCATTTCGCTGCATGTGTCGTGCCGTTTGCGGCCGCCAGGCTATCTCCATCAACCCGCGTCCCCGGTCTTGCCCGCGCCCCAGTGCCGTTGGTAGTCCGGGCCGCCGGATCGCGGCTTGGTCGAGGGTTCGCGAATCATCACCGTGAGTGGTATCGGGAAGTCAGTACCGAGAATGGCAGCCTCGCCCGGACGCAAGTTGGGCAGAAACGCGGACGCAGCACGGTCGATCTCCCCGCAGGCGCGCTCTACAACCTCGCGGTCCCGGTCGTTGGTCATGCGGTGCGCCACGAGGGTGCCAATCTGACTAAGGACGCCTTCGGTGATGTCCCTTGGGCGTTGACTCGCGAGGCAGACATTCAGTCCGTACTTGCGCCCCTCCTTGGCGATCAGCTCGAAGGCATCGAGCCTAGCCGCATACTCCTCCGATCCAATCCGTTGCCCGAGGAAGTTGTGTGCTTCGTCAACCATGACTACCGTTGGCTTCTCTCGGAACGCGCCCGCGCGGGCGCGCTCCAGCAGGTGACGCCCGATGACGTTGGCAATGATCTCGCGGGCGTGGTACTCAAACGCGACGCCGCTTAGGCATATGCGCAACAGCTTGTTGCTCCCCTTGATGAAGTCATCAATGTGAGCTGTCAATGGCGAGCAGTCGCCGTCGCCGAACACACAGGAAAAAGCAGGTGACGTCAACACGCCGTTGATGCGCGCGACTAGCGACAGGCAATGGGAGAAGTTGCCATCCTCGCCGCCCCACCTTGTAGGGTCCTTGACTCCTCTTGCATTGCCGAACGCCTCGGGATAGACGCATTCCTGCTCTATCTGCCTGACCAGCATCTCCGCATCAAACGGCTGCCTCGGATCGTCCAGCCTGCCGGCAGTGGTGGGTTCGTTCTCGGCGGCTTCAACCTCGATCTTGGACTGACCGATCTTCTCGATGAAGCCGCGTGGCGCAAGTGCCGGCCTCAACTTCGCGAGGCGAAGGCTTCGCATGGCCGCCCGCAGTTTCGGTCCCTGCACCCTGCCTGCAGGCTCAAACAGCGCAACAAAATCCGATTCCAGAAAGCTCGTCGGCGGGAGCAGGCAGGCTGTGGATCCCCCCGCAGTTTCCACTGGACTGCCGAGGTGACAATGCACAACACAGTCACCACGGAAGTCGCAATACTCAGCAGTGGCATCGATGAGAATCAGGCTGGCGTTGTGCTCGATGCATTCCTCGACAATGCGCGCGGTGGTCCAGCTCTTGCCGCCGCCAGTTGCGCCTAGTATCGCGCAATGGCGTCCGAAGAGCCGTTCGGGCTCGATCGAAACGACGCTCCCGAGAGTTGTTTCGATGACTCCAAGTTCCAGAGCAACCGTGTTCTCGTCGGTCGCCCTCGGGTTCATAAGCTGCGAGAGAAGGGCAATGAAACGATGCGGCGCCGCATAGATCCGATCCCCGAGGCGCGGGTAGTGGTCGACACCGGCCGTAACCTTCAGGGTATCCATTGCGACGCATCCAAGAAGCTGGACTTGCCCGAGCGCATCCAAATCGCTGTTCCCCGCGAAGTCCCGCCTGATAGAACGTCGCTCAGGCTCACGAAGGTGAACCTCGGAAATGCGGCCCAGTAGCAGACTCTGTTGCCCTTCGACCAGCACGAACTCGCCGACCTCTCCACGGCCATACCGAGCGCCCGAGAAGTGCGAACCGCTCGACCTGCCCGCGTCGCTGAGATTGACACCAACCATCCGCGCAGCGACCGACGAGACTACGCCCAGGACTAGCTCCGGTTTGAGCAGTCCACGAGAGAACTCCTTGTCGATGGACGGCGTGGTCATTGTTCTCTTGACACCCCCTGAATGGCTCGCATCAAGACGTCCGCTGGCGCCAACGACTTCAGATCAGGGGTCATTTCGGCGAAGTCCTCAAAGGAGGCCGCCACGAACCAGATGTCCTCTCCGAGATCGCTCAGGCTCTCAAGCTGCACCCAGTATTCATTGCCGGTCTCGCACTTGGTCTGTGCCTCGGGGTCCACGATGATCAGTCGAAGATGAGGATTGGACCTCGCCGCAGAGAGCAGAGGCTCAGCCAAATGGTCGTCGTTGAAGCCGAAGCCAAGGACCAGCATGCAGGTATTTGGCTCACGCACGGCGGCGAGGTATTGCGCCATTGACTCCAGATGGGGCTGCGTGAAGCTCTGCTGATACTTGGCCCGTGCCGGGTAGATCAGACATGCTTCTTCCGGCTCAGGCCTCTCTTTTTCCACGACCGCTCCGCCTTCTGCCCTCGCCCAATTCACTGACCCGTGAAGCTTGTAGAGGAGAAACACACCCTCAAGGTAGTGACCAAGATCATCGCCGCCCTGGGGACGGCGGACTATGTCATAGCCAAAGAAACGTGGATCGTAGCGCCGGGGAGCAGCGAAGGAGAATCCATCCAGTGCGACTCCGCCCAGATCAGCTGCAGCGTGCTCGAAGCAGAGGTCATAGTTGGTGGTGAAGACCTTCAGTCGCGGGTCGCGAACGCGGCGGCGCGAGAGCCGATGCAGACACGTTTCGTGAGCACGCAGATGCCTCGCTTCTGCGAATCCCGAGCACTTCTCGAGAATCACCCTCCTGCTCGCGTTCAAGAAACCTCGGACCCCAGCGTCCTCATCAACCTGCAGGAATGCTTCGATTCGCGATAGGAAGGCTTCGATGTTGGTGTCCTCGAGATCCTGCTTCACCCTCTCAGCAACCTCTCGCGCCGCCTTCGTTGGCGGTTCACCGACGGCGTACTTCCACAGATCCGCCATTGACGGTCCGCCAGCGGACAGCGAGCAGCCTGAACCGGCGAGTACGACGAGATGCTGCATCTGCAGCGAGGCGAGCAGTGCATTCTTCAGTTCCTCGAGACTGCTCCTGGCCTCGTCCTGCTTGTTTTGGTCGCCATCCTTGCCGCTCGCATCAAGAGACCGCCAATTGGCTGCACCGGGTGACTTGAACGCGCGTTGCGGCTGCCCGACGGTCCCGTGGGCGGTCATGCATGCCCTCTTCTCTTGGCGCCTGTGGTCTCGTACACCTTCAACACCTCATCCCCATAGTGGTTGATGACCTTGACAGCGATCTTGCCGGTTGACGGCGCATCGAACGGGCGGCTGACGGTGCTGTAGAGGGTTGACCAGGCCGCCTCGTCGATCTCTGCCTTGAGCGCGCGCCGGAGCTTCTTGTAGGGCTCGCCGGCGCCGGTGAAGTAGGCGTGGCGGACGAAGAAGCTCTCCTCGTTGTAGTCGCTGTCGATGAACCAGCAAGCGATCTCGTCGGTCGAGTTGGAGCGGATCTCACCGGTGGTGGGGTCGTAGACGTCGAGGCCACGGAGTTCCTGGGCCGGCAGCCGAGTCGTCAACTCAGTCACGCGATAGCGCCCCGGATTCACGACGCCCGCCCTACGCCTTCGATGCTGATGGCTTGTCGTCACTGCGCGCATCGACCAGCACGACTTCGGGATTCCCGGACAGGCCTAGGTCGTTGAGAATCCCGTAGACCTTGGCTTGCTCGGACTCCGAGAAGTAGAGAATGACTTTGATGGCAGCCTGTGCGTCGCTGGCCGCCCGGTAGATCTCGGCTTGCCTCTCCAGATTGCGCCTGAGATGCGTGTTGCTCGCGAGCTTGAACTCGACGATGGTCTTGTCTGCGGCTCCGCGGGACACCTTGTAGTCTGCAGGCCCTCGCCCATCATTGACTTCCCTACTCACGTCTGACGGCGTCCCGAACCATACAAAGCGGAAGAGGATCTGGACATCCTCCTCTCGCTTGACTGGTTGCCCAGACCGATCGTAGAAATACCGGAATCCGCCCTTGTTCTCCACGATGTCTTTGAAGTACTCGATTCGCGCCAGTGACTCGTCTCGAGTGTTTCCAGGGATCGTGTAGAAAGGAGTCTTCAGCTGCAGACTTTCGACCAGACGCCCGAACTGATTCACATAGAGTGCATACGAGTCCCGGACTTTCAGATCGCTCGTTGCGGCCGCTTCGTCTCCGGTGTCCTCCTTCCACTTGATGTAGAAGTCAATGATCTCTGGGAATCGTCGAAGTGTGTCTTCAATCGCCCGACTGCGCTCCTCCTTCGAGGGCTCCCTCCTCTCCGGCAGCTTCGCGTAGAAGTAGTTGTTGATCTCGGCTCGAAGCTGATCATTGTCGACGGCAACCGGTATGTCCTGGAAGCGGCGCCACATGTCTGAATGACTAATCCATGTGTCATCCCTTGTAAGGATGTCCTTGGGCGTGAGCAGAACGAAATCGTCATTATGAACTGGCAGGCGATACGTTCCGGGCATCCATCGCTCGAGCTCGTAGCTGAACGAGGTACGAGGCACGCTTATGGTGCGAACCTGCCCAGCGGACATGTACTTGTCCGCGAAAGCCTCCGTGTACGAGAGAAGGTAGTCCTTGATCAGGTTGGTCGTGAAGTCGCTGATCATGTCCTTGCCGACGCCGGGGCGGATGAGACACAGCTTCTCGAGGTGGCTGCCACGAGTGATGCGCTCTCGCCCAAAGTCCGTGAAGACGCTCACGAGATTCGCGTCAAGAGCTTCGGCGAACTGACTTCCTAGACCGCGACCACTGTTGCCCGCTTCGCAGAATCCGAGCCAGTTCTGCTTGACCTCACCGAAGTGATACCAAGCCTTCATGAGCGCGGGCGATACCCGACTTGATTCTGACTTCACGCGCAGGAAACGCAGGTATCGAATAATTCCAGCATGCAGTTCTTGGTACTCGACCTTGGGACTATGGAAGAGCAGAAACGGGTCGACGAAGAGCGGAAGATCGGTCACAAGCGAGACGTTGAACGCGCCGTACGCCTCCAGCACGTCTTCAGATACGCCGAAATGGTCAGAGAAGTAGAGCATCACTCGGCTTTCCGCCTTGCTGAACGCCCTGCCTTGGTGCTCACCCGGCCTGCCCCTCAATCTCAACGACGGGATCGCCAACTTTCACGAATGAATCGGATTCATCAATCTCGGCTTGTCCGGGGTTGTCAGCGGCTCTAAGGGTCTCGGCGGTTGTGCGGTACTTGGGAGGCGAGAAGAAGTCCACCTTGGGCATGACGCCACCACTGACCCTCGTGGTTCGCGTCCTGTAGGTGCGCGCCACACAAACACGCGGCTCAACACGAGTCGCCTCGACCAGGACCTTCTGCACTTCAACGGAGCCCAAGGTCTCACCAGTATCAGGGTCAGTGATGTCCTCCCCTCTCGGATTCAGCACTGCGAACCGCATGCCCGGAACAACTCCCTGGTCGGATCCGATGTTCAGTGCCAGTTCACGAGCATTCAGCAATCGGGCGACCTTCCCTCGGATTCTGCCTTCATTCACGTGAGTCGCCCTCCTCCACGCCTTCGGCCTTCATCACGTCGCGCAAGGCCTCCTTGTGCACGTCGACCCAGTCCATCATCGCATCCTTCACGTGCCATTCGATCTCTGTAAGAGACTCGGGCAGTGGCTGATGACCGTCCTGACAAGAGTCGCGTGCGACCCGGATCATGCGCCCAATCGACAGAAGTCGGCGTACTGCGCTGCGCGCATGCTCGGGACTCGTGCGGCCAATTCGTGCGTATGACCATCCGCCGAGGATGCTTAGCAGCGATGAGACGAGCGCGTATATGCCGTACTCGCTCGATGATGGGGGAGCCTGGCTGCCCGCCCTGGTGGCCGTCCATGCGCCAATCACGACGGCGAGGCAAATCAAGAGCCCTGGCGCAATGCGCGGTGCTAGCCAGCGCCAGAACACACGTAGTTCCGCCTTCATGACGGCATGCCGCCCATCACCCCGTACACCTTCAACACCTCGTCCCCGTAGTGGTTGATGACCTTGACGGCGATCTTGCCGGTTGACGGTGGGTCGAACGGGCGGCTGACGGTGCTGTAGAGGGTTGACCAGGCGGCCTCGTCGATCTCGGCCTTGAGGGCGCGCTGGAGCTTCTTGTAGGGCTCGTCGGCGCCGGTGAAGTAGGCGTGACGGACGAAGAAGCTCTCCTCGTTGTAGTCGCTGTCGATGAACCAGCAAGCGATCTCGTCGGTCGAGTTGGAGCGGATCTCGCCGGTGGTGGGGTCGTAGACGTCGAGGCCGCGGAGCTCCAGCTGGAGCTTACCGTCGGGGAGGGTGCGCAGCTCGATGTCGGGCTCGCCGAAGACCATGAAGAGGTTGCCGGCGCCGGTGCTCTTGAGGAGCTTCTGGTCGGCGGTATCCATGGCGAGGTCGGGGTTCATCCGCGTGATGAGGACAGTGAGGTTGGGCCACTGCTTGGCCTCCTCGCCGACGTAGGGGTCGAAGGCGAAGGCGCAGACGACGAGCATCGGGAAGCCCTCGCCCTTGCGCGCCTCCTTGGCCGCCTCCTTGACCCAGGTGGCGTCAACAGTGCCGTGCTCGGGGCCGATGGAGATGGCGGCGCGGAGGACCTTGCCGGCGGCGTCGGTGTACTCGCCGAGCGCCTGGACGTAGGTGCCTGCGTAGGGCTCGATGCGATCGAAGACGAGGCGCTCGTTCTTGACCGTGTTCTGGACGCCGGCCTTGCGCAGGTTGTCGAGGATGACGGTGACGAAGTCGGTGGCGTCAGCGGAGGCGGGAGGCCCGTTGGGGGCCGGCGGGGCTTCGCCGGCCGGCCCGTCCGCCGCCCCTGCCTCGACTCCGCCCGCCCCCGCCAGCACCCGATGCGGCGATAGGCTCTCGACCGTGAACGGCCCCGTCACGCGGATACGCGAAGAGTCGCTGATGGGTTGATCGTTGAGGGGCTCCATGTCTGCATCGCGACGAACGGCCTTGTCGATCTCCCTACGGGACATGTCTTCGCGAATGCCTTCGCAGTTCGCGTAGTGCGTCGAAGTGATCGCCGATGCGCGACGCAGTACGAATCCGCGCCGAACATCCTCGAAGAACGGTCCGTCCGACTG belongs to Thermoleophilia bacterium and includes:
- a CDS encoding site-specific DNA-methyltransferase, whose amino-acid sequence is LDPTCGSGTTAFVAEQWGRRWITTDTSRVALALARARLMSGTFPYYLLADSRVGALKQAQMGDDAQSDGPFFEDVRRGFVLRRASAITSTHYANCEGIREDMSRREIDKAVRRDADMEPLNDQPISDSSRIRVTGPFTVESLSPHRVLAGAGGVEAGAADGPAGEAPPAPNGPPASADATDFVTVILDNLRKAGVQNTVKNERLVFDRIEPYAGTYVQALGEYTDAAGKVLRAAISIGPEHGTVDATWVKEAAKEARKGEGFPMLVVCAFAFDPYVGEEAKQWPNLTVLITRMNPDLAMDTADQKLLKSTGAGNLFMVFGEPDIELRTLPDGKLQLELRGLDVYDPTTGEIRSNSTDEIACWFIDSDYNEESFFVRHAYFTGADEPYKKLQRALKAEIDEAAWSTLYSTVSRPFDPPSTGKIAVKVINHYGDEVLKVYGVMGGMPS